In one Chlamydia sp. BM-2023 genomic region, the following are encoded:
- a CDS encoding iron-sulfur cluster assembly scaffold protein: MTIPFQPIASWAHVSPKVMKKFHKFYCSGTFSAEDAEIKDAHLIIGTQGHRLMGNYVIFYWLVDKTNGKIIDAKFQYFGHPFLLVLAETTCNLVIGKTYAQAYNLTVNNIDTELRSHPDKAALPESCTPLYHCIIDALDVAAQQCMDVPFEDGSLPLKDAFLPSDIEDANPYTQEAWDSLSLEAKLHALRSVTEEKISPYVALDDGSVMIETLEGNVVTIAYAGNCSGCFSAIGSTLNSIGQLLRAYVYSELQIKVNEASLDFSLSQHPDKTS; the protein is encoded by the coding sequence ATGACAATTCCATTTCAGCCTATAGCCTCTTGGGCACATGTATCCCCAAAAGTTATGAAGAAATTTCATAAATTTTATTGTTCTGGAACCTTTTCAGCAGAAGATGCTGAAATAAAAGACGCTCATCTTATTATCGGCACCCAGGGACATAGACTCATGGGAAACTATGTGATTTTCTATTGGCTTGTAGATAAGACGAACGGAAAAATCATCGACGCAAAATTTCAATATTTTGGGCATCCGTTTTTACTTGTTCTTGCGGAAACGACATGTAATTTAGTTATTGGAAAAACCTACGCTCAAGCATACAACCTCACAGTTAACAATATTGATACCGAACTACGATCTCATCCCGATAAAGCTGCTCTTCCAGAAAGTTGTACACCTTTATACCACTGCATTATTGATGCTTTAGATGTCGCTGCTCAACAATGTATGGACGTCCCCTTTGAAGATGGGTCCCTACCTTTAAAAGATGCATTTTTACCTTCAGATATTGAAGATGCTAATCCCTACACTCAAGAAGCATGGGACTCCCTATCTTTAGAAGCAAAGCTTCACGCTTTACGCTCCGTAACAGAAGAAAAAATCTCTCCTTACGTAGCTCTTGACGATGGCAGTGTCATGATAGAAACTTTAGAAGGAAATGTCGTCACTATTGCCTATGCGGGAAACTGCTCGGGATGCTTTTCAGCTATAGGATCCACGTTAAATTCTATAGGGCAGCTCCTTCGAGCCTACGTGTATTCAGAATTACAAATTAAAGTAAATGAAGCCTCTTTAGACTTTTCTCTGTCTCAACACCCCGACAAAACTAGTTAG
- a CDS encoding type III secretion system protein: MLFQFLKKKFASLGTSSLSLLAAMAVIGCAIFFGKTSSPSLPSQPQSEKKTSSWIKLSQVGNPKLLESLAKKEQIEKDLTTFQSVTGATVALSLPSEEDSHIVPQVSVILSSYKNERLSPSLLVSITDYLSSSIPGLTKEHITLADNLGNTYSPEEFSPLSLLLATCENHLGKIFPKEHFIITCLTKQNHPEIQLIINESYLTKLSKNKRESFLSYAEENLKNICGENYPIVIEKFPFSKAAKAHNKLNKVIIGIAILLSSLGIIALASFYLAFYAYEGIPSESKKIKQGINITKLVEILQKESPEKIGVILSYLDPKKAEELLNQLPEDIKNQVLKL; encoded by the coding sequence GTGCTTTTTCAATTCCTAAAAAAGAAATTTGCTTCATTAGGGACCTCCTCCTTAAGCCTTTTAGCTGCTATGGCAGTTATTGGGTGTGCTATTTTTTTTGGCAAAACGTCTTCGCCATCTTTACCTTCTCAACCACAATCCGAGAAGAAAACATCAAGCTGGATTAAGCTTAGTCAAGTGGGGAATCCTAAACTCCTAGAGTCCCTAGCAAAAAAAGAACAAATAGAAAAGGATCTCACTACATTTCAATCAGTAACTGGTGCTACTGTAGCCCTATCCTTACCCTCAGAAGAAGATTCTCATATTGTTCCTCAGGTATCAGTAATTCTCTCCTCCTATAAAAATGAAAGGCTTTCCCCTTCTTTGTTAGTCTCCATTACTGACTACTTATCAAGTAGCATTCCAGGATTAACTAAAGAGCACATCACCCTAGCTGATAATTTGGGAAATACCTATTCCCCTGAAGAGTTTTCACCATTATCTTTATTACTAGCGACATGTGAAAACCATCTGGGAAAAATTTTCCCTAAGGAACACTTCATCATTACGTGCCTGACAAAACAAAATCATCCTGAAATTCAGTTAATTATTAATGAGAGCTACCTAACAAAACTCTCAAAAAATAAAAGAGAGAGCTTCCTCTCTTATGCTGAAGAAAATTTAAAGAACATCTGCGGGGAAAACTACCCCATTGTCATAGAAAAGTTTCCTTTTTCTAAAGCAGCAAAAGCACATAACAAGTTAAACAAAGTCATTATTGGCATAGCGATTTTACTTTCTAGCCTAGGGATTATTGCCTTAGCGAGTTTTTATCTTGCTTTCTATGCTTATGAGGGAATCCCTTCAGAATCTAAAAAAATAAAACAGGGCATAAATATTACAAAGCTGGTAGAGATACTCCAAAAAGAATCCCCAGAAAAAATCGGGGTGATTCTCTCGTATTTGGACCCTAAAAAAGCTGAAGAACTCCTCAATCAACTGCCTGAAGATATTAAAAACCAAGTGCTGAAATTATAA
- a CDS encoding flagellar biosynthesis protein, with amino-acid sequence MSQSPGSLSDTEDIPVQNKTWEEGFSHGFAEGETSGYDKAFQELLSLIQIFRKLSIRMLSEIEKLPQQLKSELVELSILTCEKFLYKKLDNIEELALLLSSALQQHTSLRSLSPVKIFLNPEDHKKLNEWIATHDIPMIKHAEFLPDISCKKSSYKMEVPSGILRQEIGEELDHLLSVLTA; translated from the coding sequence CTGTCTCAATCCCCTGGTTCGCTTTCAGATACTGAAGATATCCCCGTACAAAATAAAACTTGGGAGGAAGGATTCTCTCATGGTTTTGCAGAAGGGGAAACTTCAGGATATGATAAAGCTTTTCAAGAACTTCTCTCTTTAATTCAAATATTTCGGAAATTATCGATTCGCATGCTTTCCGAAATAGAAAAACTCCCCCAGCAGTTAAAATCCGAACTTGTAGAGCTTTCCATTCTTACCTGTGAGAAGTTTCTCTACAAAAAATTAGATAATATTGAGGAGCTTGCCTTACTACTCTCCTCAGCATTACAACAACACACCTCACTACGCTCTTTATCTCCTGTAAAAATCTTCCTTAATCCTGAAGATCATAAAAAGCTGAATGAATGGATAGCAACGCATGATATCCCCATGATAAAACATGCGGAGTTCCTTCCTGATATATCTTGTAAAAAATCTAGCTATAAAATGGAGGTTCCCTCAGGAATCCTAAGACAAGAAATTGGTGAAGAACTCGACCATCTGCTTTCTGTTTTAACAGCATGA
- a CDS encoding aminotransferase class V-fold PLP-dependent enzyme: MDRPKIRTSSRTVWLNNQQAIPPSVSVRESFETYADPFSLTPSSALKLLNETEGVVRKLVGCLESTHSFHFLPHFPHATAIIVAALLENLTFFQGKNHLLVSSHEQQYIIDAICRRQGLGTTYDWVTINSSGRITPEQLIEALTSRTLLFSLSAANGMTGFIEPIEKLQPLCKDRGVVMHLDISDILGRAAITPEMVDADILTFSSAALGGIGNIGGMFVKKHLSRFFNLWLPVNSPGSLCLASVAAMKTACQERVSSFSSLILSSINLRNKLTKELQSASPDLQFLFPELENKLPNVMIAAIPDIPAESLAFFLHQQGIYPGIGYERFQPLSQVLQNCGVSPFLCHGALHFSFSERTKEEQFVTLGRVIREGITHLQSAIASSV; encoded by the coding sequence ATGGACAGGCCAAAAATTCGAACGTCATCCCGAACCGTTTGGTTAAATAACCAGCAGGCAATTCCTCCTTCAGTTTCCGTAAGGGAAAGCTTTGAAACTTACGCCGACCCGTTTTCTTTAACGCCGTCGTCAGCTCTCAAGCTCCTTAACGAAACTGAAGGGGTTGTTCGTAAGCTTGTCGGCTGCTTAGAATCGACACATTCATTTCATTTCCTTCCTCATTTCCCCCATGCTACGGCGATTATCGTAGCGGCTTTACTAGAAAATCTAACTTTTTTTCAGGGGAAGAATCACCTTTTAGTTTCTTCTCATGAACAGCAATACATCATCGATGCTATTTGCCGACGCCAGGGTTTAGGAACCACTTACGATTGGGTGACGATAAATTCTTCAGGGAGAATTACCCCGGAACAACTTATAGAAGCCCTAACATCACGGACACTATTATTTTCATTATCAGCAGCTAATGGAATGACAGGGTTTATAGAACCCATTGAAAAACTCCAGCCTTTATGTAAGGACCGTGGCGTCGTAATGCATTTGGATATTAGTGATATCCTCGGGCGTGCAGCGATAACCCCCGAAATGGTAGACGCTGATATTCTCACATTTTCCTCAGCAGCTTTAGGGGGAATCGGAAATATCGGAGGGATGTTTGTTAAAAAACATCTAAGTAGATTTTTCAACTTATGGCTACCTGTAAATTCTCCAGGCTCTTTGTGTTTAGCTTCTGTAGCAGCTATGAAAACCGCCTGCCAAGAACGCGTGTCTTCTTTTTCCTCATTAATTTTATCTTCGATAAACTTACGCAACAAGCTTACAAAGGAACTACAGTCAGCATCTCCTGATTTACAATTTCTTTTTCCGGAATTAGAAAATAAGCTTCCTAATGTTATGATTGCTGCTATTCCTGATATTCCTGCAGAAAGTTTAGCATTTTTCCTACATCAGCAAGGTATCTATCCCGGCATAGGGTATGAACGCTTCCAACCTCTCTCCCAAGTGTTACAAAATTGTGGGGTTTCTCCTTTTCTCTGTCATGGGGCTCTACATTTTTCCTTCTCAGAGCGCACAAAAGAAGAACAATTTGTAACTTTAGGCCGTGTTATCCGTGAGGGAATTACACATCTACAATCGGCAATTGCGAGTTCTGTATGA